The sequence GAACTAAGAAGGGCTGGGATCAATCCAGCCTCGATCGTATCTGCGGATAGATCGGCACCGCAGCCCCATTCGATATAGTAAATGCCGTTTACAATCCGCAGGAATTCTGCGGTTTCCTGCAGAGG is a genomic window of Candidatus Wallbacteria bacterium containing:
- a CDS encoding DUF2442 domain-containing protein, which codes for MRIKEIQPLKDHKILVTTEEGREGIFDVSPYLKYDVFQPLQETAEFLRIVNGIYYIEWGCGADLSADTIEAGLIPALLSS